In one Scomber japonicus isolate fScoJap1 chromosome 6, fScoJap1.pri, whole genome shotgun sequence genomic region, the following are encoded:
- the LOC128360020 gene encoding uncharacterized protein LOC128360020, giving the protein MRADMLVALAETPETKMDVTSSSNQSSANTQSQVNSQCEHIDKSGHLFFALAYSLVCVVGLVLNGFTLKVYFCSAQRQVSNIMMVYLKNLAASDFLLCLCLPFYIANYVSSSVTLRLVHCIFASCAFYLNMYASILFMGYIAADRYFKIIHPLRTHILRTVKAARIISTVTWVFFLALMTSYITLWHLTKPELTFVPDKCDTLESPQVIVFYKIIHVGSATTFLFVLVCMIFFYYSASRSLLQAQQRQLASSSCQKLMRSNRKMLVLVSVFCVCFVPYHLTLIPYALLRKYCSLRLVLHYLIEGTILLSVFNVCLDPVIYFFSCKAFRTNLNLERVFTRNKTSTNMDELVGVGVTSFTNQTADDDDDINQCDQTDTKAHLFFMVVYTLVFVVGLVLNSLTLKVYFCSAQQQVSSIMMVYLRNLAASDFLLCLFLPLRIIKYISSSVTFQMVYCNFAIFGLYLNMYASILFMGYIAANRYLKIIYPLGNHFLRTVQAARIISTVTWVFLLAPVIMYVTLSLLTQEAPTVVTNSCESLHSSQVHVFYKIIHICSGITFLVVLVSLVFFYHSASRSVLQAQQRQLASSSCKKLRRSRRKMLVLVSVFCVCFVPYHLVRLPYIFLHRQCSLSKVFYYLKEVTVLLSVLNVCLDPVVYFMLSKAFRAQLIIHIAKRGNEGQPRATNKTPETKMDVTSSSNQSSANTQSQVNSQCEHIDKSGHLFFALAYSLVCVVGLVLNGFTLKVYFCSAQRQVSNIMMVYLKNLATSDLLLCLCLPFYIANYVSSSLTLRLIYCTFACCAFYVNMYASILFMGYIAADKYFKIIHPLRTYFLQTVKAARIISMVTWVFLLAVVISYITLWHLTKPELTFVPDKCDALESPQVIVFYKILHICSTAIFLFVLVCMIFFYYSVCHVALLAQQRQPQSSSSKRHVRSSRKLLVLVSIFFVCFVPYHLSIIPSALLKRYCSLRLVLHYLIEGTILLSVLNVCLDPVIYFFSFKAFRTNRNLKQMFSMNKQTPSTETRRKEGQLSIIHTN; this is encoded by the exons ATGAGAGCTGACATGCTAGTTGCTTTAGCAG AAACTCCAGAGACAAAAATGGACGTGACCTCATCATCCAACCAGTCCTCAGCTAACACCCAGAGCCAAGTCAACAGTCAATGTGAACACATTGATAAATCAGGCCACCTCTTCTTTGCACTGGCCTAcagtctggtgtgtgtg GTGGGTTTGGTCCTCAACGGCTTCACCCTGAAGGTTTACTTCTGCTCAGCTCAGCGGCAGGTGTCCAACATCATGATGGTCTACCTGAAGAACCTGGCAGCCtctgacttcctgctctgcctctgcctccccTTCTATATAGCCAACTACGTCAGCAGCTCCGTCACTCTCCGCCTGGTCCACTGCATCTTTGCCTCCTGCGCCTTTTACCTCAACATGTACGCCAGCATCCTGTTCATGGGTTACATTGCTGCTGACAG GTATTTTAAAATCATCCATCCTTTAAGAACTCACATCCTGCGAACAGTGAAGGCTGCCCGCATCATCTCCACGGTAACCTGGGTTTTCTTCTTGGCCCTTATGACCTCCTACATCACCCTGTGGCACCTCACCAAGCCAGAATTGACCTTTGTCCCTGACAAATGTGACACCTTGGAAAGCCCCCAGGTCATTGTATTCTACAAAATCATCCACGTCGGCTCCGCCACCACATTCCTGTTTGTCCTTGTCTGCATGATCTTCTTCTACTACAGCGCCTCACGCAGTTTGTTGCAGGCACAGCAGAGGCAGCTGGCATCCTCCAGCTGCCAGAAGCTCATGAGGTCAAACAGGAAAATGTTGGTTCTGGTCAGCgtcttctgtgtttgttttgtgcccTACCACCTCACTCTCATTCCCTATGCCTTACTGAGGAAGTATTGCTCCTTACGCCTGGTGTTGCACTACCTGATTGAAGGGACCATCTTACTGTCAGTCTTCAATGTCTGTCTGGATCCAGTCATCTACTTCTTCAGCTGTAAGGCCTTTCGGACCAATCTGAACCTGGAGAGAGTGTTCACCAGGAACAA AACCTCCACAAACATGGATGAGCTGGTAGGAGTGGGAGTGACCTCATTTACCAACCAGAccgctgatgatgatgatgatatcaaTCAATGTGATCAGACAGACACAAAGGCTCACCTCTTCTTCATGGTGGTCTACACTCTGGTGTTTGTA gTGGGTTTGGTCCTCAACAGTCTCACCCTGAAGGTTTACTTCTGCtcagctcagcagcaggtgtccaGCATCATGATGGTCTACCTGAGAAACCTGGCAGCCtctgacttcctgctctgtctcttccttcccctccgCATCATCAAGTACATCAGCAGCTCCGTCACCTTCCAAATGGTTTACTGCAACTTTGCCATCTTTGGATTGTACCTCAACATGTACGCCAGCATCCTGTTCATGGGTTACATCGCTGCTAACAG gtATCTGAAGATCATCTATCCTTTAGGAAATCACTTCCTGCGGACAGTTCAGGCTGCCCGCATCATCTCCACGGTAACCTGGGTTTTCCTGCTGGCCCCAGTGATCATGTATGTCACCCTGTCACTCCTCACACAGGAAGCTCCGACTGTTGTCACTAACAGTTGTGAAAGCTTGCACAGCTCCCAGGTCCATGTATTCTACAAAATCATCCACATCTGCTCCGGCATCACCTTCCTGGTTGTCCTGGTCTCTCTGGTCTTCTTCTACCACAGCGCCTCCCGCAGTGTGTTGCAGGCACAGCAGAGGCAGCTGGCATCCTCCAGCTGCAAGAAGCTCAGGAGGTCACGCAGGAAAATGTTGGTGCTGGTCAGCGTCTTCTGCGTTTGTTTTGTGCCTTACCACCTGGTCCGCCTTCCCTACATCTTCCTACACAGGCAGTGCTCTTTGAGCAAAGTGTTTTACTACCTGAAGGAGGTGACCGTCCTGCTGTCGGTTCTTAATGTCTGCCTGGATCCGGTCGTCTACTTCATGTTGTCTAAGGCGTTCCGGGCGCAGCTGATCATCCACATTGCAAAGAGGGGAAATGAAGGGCAGCCGAGAGCCACCAACA AAACTCCAGAGACAAAAATGGACGTGACCTCATCATCCAACCAGTCCTCAGCTAACACCCAGAGCCAAGTCAACAGTCAATGTGAACACATTGATAAATCAGGCCACCTCTTCTTTGCACTGGCCTAcagtctggtgtgtgtg GTGGGTTTGGTCCTCAATGGCTTCACCCTGAAGGTTTACTTCTGCTCAGCTCAGCGGCAGGTGTCCAACATCATGATGGTCTACCTGAAGAACCTGGCAACCTCTGACTTgctgctctgcctctgcctccccTTCTACATAGCCAACTATGTCAGCAGCTCTCTCACCCTCCGCCTTATTTACTGCACTTTTGCCTGCTGCGCATTTTACGTCAACATGTACGCCAGCATCCTGTTCATGGGTTACATCGCTGCTGACAA GTATTTTAAGATCATCCATCCTTTAAGAACGTACTTCCTGCAGACAGTGAAGGCTGCCCGCATCATCTCCATGGTAACCTGGGTTTTCCTCCTGGCTGTTGTGATCTCCTACATCACCCTGTGGCACCTCACCAAGCCAGAATTGACCTTTGTCCCTGACAAATGTGACGCCTTGGAAAGCCCCCAGGTCATTGTATTCTACAAAATCCTCCACATCTGCTCCACTGCCATCTTCCTGTTCGTCCTTGTCTGCATGATCTTCTTCTACTACAGTGTCTGCCACGTTGCGTTGCTGGCACAGCAGAGGCAGCCGCAATCCTCCAGCTCCAAAAGACATGTCAGGTCAAGCAGGAAACTGTTGGTGCTGGTCAGCatcttctttgtttgttttgtgcccTACCACCTCTCTATTATTCCCAGTGCCTTACTGAAGAGGTATTGCTCCTTACGCCTGGTGTTGCACTACCTGATTGAAGGGACCATCTTACTGTCAGTCCTCAATGTCTGTCTGGATCCGGTCATCTACTTCTTCAGCTTTAAGGCCTTTCGGACAAATCGGAACTTGAAGCAGATGTTCAGCATGAACAAGCAAACACCAAGCACAgaaacaagaaggaaggaggggcaGCTGAGCATCATCCACACCAACTGA